TAAACAACGCCTTGCAAGGGCAAGTTCATTTCAAAAGTGTTGTGATTTTCGGACTGCCTTCCATTGTAGCAGTTTATGTCACCCGAGCCTATTTATTACCTATTATACCCGAAACTATTTTTAGTTGGGGAGGTTTTATTCTTTCAAAATCAATGGCTTTGATGATACTTTTTGCCGTTGTAATGATTTTAGCATCGGTGGCGATGATTAAACCTTGTAAAAATTGTAACGAAAGCGAAAATTCTACTCTCAAATACAACTATCCAATGATTCTTCTCGAAGGCTTAACCGTAGGGATACTTACAGGCTTAGTGGGTGCTGGTGGCGGATTTTTAATCATTCCAGCTTTGGTGCTTCTTGCCCGAATGCCAATGAAGTTGGCTGTTGGTACTTCGCTTTTTATCATCGCTATAAAGTCACTTTTAGGATTTTTGGGAGATTTACAAACCAGCTACACATTAATTAACTGGCGGTTACTTGTTTACTTTACCCTACTTTCAGTAATAGGTATTTTTATAGGGATGTTATTGGCTAAAAAAATCAAAGGAAACCGATTAAAAACAGCCTTTGGGTGGTTTGTTCTGATTATGGGAACTTACATTTTGATTAAAGAATTGATGATGTAATAGGTCAAACCCACGAAAATGATTAAACTTTAATTGGTTTATTTGAACCATTTTTGGGTAAATCCATTTTTAAACCACATAGAAAAATTATGTTCCTATGTGGTTTAGATTATAAAAATTACTTCGTACGTTTAACCTAATTTGATACTTGAACTACGCTCAACAAGACAAATTCCGTATCAATTTGAGCGAAGTCGAAAATCTTTATTTTAGTCATTTCAAATTAAAAATGATATAACACGACCATTTTTTTAAATATCGGTAGCCTCAACCGATATTTATCTACCGTATGGTTTAGAAATTCGTATCACATTGGCATTTTTGAATTCCACAAACACAGAAAATAGGCTATCAAGTATGGAAAATGAATTATCAAATACAAAAAATGGATTAACAAATACAGAAAATGAATTAGCAAATACAAAAAATGGTTCAACAAGTATGGAAAATGGATTAGCAAGCATATAAAATGAATTATCAAATACAAAAAATGGTTCAGCAAGTATGGAAAATGGATTAGCAAGTATATAAAATGAATTAGCAAATACAGAAAATGGTTCAGCAAGTATGGGAAATAGATTAGCAAGTACGGAAAATAGATTAGCAAGTACGGAAA
This genomic window from Capnocytophaga canimorsus contains:
- a CDS encoding sulfite exporter TauE/SafE family protein, giving the protein MEFLGYFLALLVGVSLGLIGSGGSILTLPILVYLMGVDPILATAYSLFVVGITALVGGINNALQGQVHFKSVVIFGLPSIVAVYVTRAYLLPIIPETIFSWGGFILSKSMALMILFAVVMILASVAMIKPCKNCNESENSTLKYNYPMILLEGLTVGILTGLVGAGGGFLIIPALVLLARMPMKLAVGTSLFIIAIKSLLGFLGDLQTSYTLINWRLLVYFTLLSVIGIFIGMLLAKKIKGNRLKTAFGWFVLIMGTYILIKELMM